In one Brienomyrus brachyistius isolate T26 chromosome 5, BBRACH_0.4, whole genome shotgun sequence genomic region, the following are encoded:
- the LOC125742550 gene encoding myoglobin-like, whose amino-acid sequence MSDFDQILKYWPAVEKDYRGVGGEVLTRLFKEYPDTQKLFPKFVGIPQSELAGNAAVAAHGETVLKKLAEILNARGNHGPILKPLATNHAKTHKIALNNFKLITEVLAKVMAEKAGMDAAGQTALRNVMGVVIADIDAVYKEVGFQG is encoded by the exons ATGTCTGACTTTGACCAGATTCTGAAGTACTGGCCCGCCGTCGAGAAGGACTACAGAGGAGTTGGCGGCGAGGTTCTGACCCG TCTGTTCAAGGAGTATCCCGACACACAGAAGCTGTTCCCTAAGTTTGTCGGGATTCCGCAAAGCGAACTGGCCGGCAATGCAGCAGTGGCGGCCCACGGCGAGACTGTGCTGAAGAAGTTGGCGGAGATTTTGAATGCCAGGGGGAATCACGGCCCAATCCTCAAGCCACTGGCAACCAACCATGCCAAGACACACAAAATTGCTCTCAACAACTTCAAG CTGATCACCGAGGTCCTCGCGAAGGTGATGGCTGAGAAAGCCGGGATGGACGCGGCAGGACAGACAGCCCTGCGGAACGTGATGGGAGTGGTCATTGCGGATATAGACGCTGTCTACAAGGAAGTCGGTTTCCAGGGTTAA
- the LOC125742545 gene encoding centromere protein M-like gives MSSIKPFSKLPQLNTANVLLVENEGKLQNDLADAIVRQESNINVTVRLARGLPLPAENEENRPRIDLVVFIVHLFSEHSLVSTENSLKQLDTGYFLGKVCFLVTGARCGLVPDERLVSLRKLAASLHCPLLFAEHQTREGVSTAAQRVLKILRVSAGLVPMVTGLYLSSVSRCTVPLDSDGSVQD, from the exons ATGTCTTCGATTAAACCGTTTTCTAAATTGCCGCAGCTGAACACTGCAAACGTACTG CTGGTGGAGAACGAAGGAAAGCTTCAGAATGACTTGGCAGATGCTATTGTTCGGCAAGAAAGCAACATCAACGTTACAGT GAGGCTGGCTCGAGGGCTGCCCCTACCGGCTGAGAACGAGGAGAATAGACCCCGAATCGACTTGGTTGTTTTCATAGTGCACCTCTTCTCTGAACACAG CCTTGTTTCAACGGAGAACTCTCTGAAGCAGTTAGACACTGGTTACTTTCTGGGCAAAGTCTGTTTCCTAGTGACTGGTG CGCGTTGTGGATTAGTCCCTGATGAGCGACTGGTCTCCCTCAGGAAGCTGGCTGCTTCTctgcactgccccctgctgtttgcTGAGCATCAG ACGAGAGAAGGAGTGAGCACTGCTGCTCAGAGAGTGCTGAAAATACTGAGGGTGTCAGCAGGCTTGGTTCCCATGGTGACCGGCTTGTACCTCTCCAGTGTCAGCCGTTGCACTGTGCCCTTGGACTCAGATGGCAGCGTTCAGGACTGA